Genomic DNA from Channa argus isolate prfri chromosome 10, Channa argus male v1.0, whole genome shotgun sequence:
TCATCAGGAAAACATTCTCTCAATAGGAATGAGAGGAGCATCtgtcaaaaaacatttgtaccaaaaatatttttaaattagtaGAAAAAAAGAGCGTAGCTTACAACAAATTGAAAAAGTATCCAGAAATTTTAAGATACTCACATATaccaaagttttattttcttcactcttctgaaaaagattaaaaacacaatccaCGTCCGACTTCTTCAGAATGTGATACTTTAAACCtaaagaaaaatcataaaacatacattttagattGAACAATtaacaactactactacttcagCTGAAGTGCAGAAAGTCGTGACCTACATCTGGAATTGATGAGGTTGTGTGCTCGCTCTCTGGTCTCGTTCTTCTCCTCATCAGAGCGAGGAGGAGCAGAAGGTGCCGCTGACTGAATCTCTGGCCACAGTTTGTGTCGCAGAGTCTTAATGTACACAGCCATCTGCTCTTCTGTTGAGTTCATCTTGTTTAAGAAAGAATTCACTTTCCTGGAGAggaaaacccacacacacactcataagcCACCCATACCCCACAAGACACACAACTGTGGATGTGCATTAGCAACAAACTTACTTCTTTACGACAGGCATAAATGGTTTCAAAATGGTATCAATTATGTTTAAGAGGATGGAGTTTCCTGTAAAGACATTTGGAGAATTAGTTTGCTTTTggagacatttttcatgttttgacttctcacaaaatgtgcatgtaccttttttatttttacaccaaaacaacaacaacaacaacactactGGAACAGCAAGATTAACAGTAATCCATATACACATAGAGTAAGTCTTCAGCAGACTATGTGTCTGCTGCAGCTTGCAAATGTTCATGACAGTGGCTGATTCAAATGTGCAAGCTAAAAACTAACGGGTTGAGTAACATAGGTTGAGTAACATGGGTTGAGTAACACCGCAACTCATCTTATTGTGCGGTATCATTCAAAGGTCTGCATACATTTTATCATAAGATTTGGTGGTGAGTCATGTCAAAGCTTTTGACCTTTAACCATTAACCCCCATTAACTTTAATGCAAAAAGTTGCTAAATTAACCTTTTCATCTCATTACCGTTAGCCTCTTTGCATctcattttcatatttagaTTGTGAATGTAATTCCGTCAATCTTGGACTATCTAGGCTCCCCACAAGCACAAGCATGCACCACCCATAGCATATTAAGACAAAGCATACTTTCTCCTCAAAAGACTGTACAATGATTTATAAAGACTGTATAGGATTTGCTTTCTCAGATAAGTTTTAAGTCTGTACATGTTCATTTGTTTATGGCACTGAAAGCAGCTTGCAGGCATTAGGGAAAACCATTAATCAGTCGAAAATAatgctttttgcttttagaaAGACATTGGGAGAGTTCCAGTTAATTGACTATTTCAACATACTACATACTGGCACGATCCTGAAGCTCTGAATGCCTCTTGACTTTTAAATACTGCACAAACCAGAAATTTCTTTTAGCAGATCAAAGATGGCTTTGGTTGCCTCCAGCTGCTCCATGTTGCCTTGTCCCTTCTGGCACTGAGTGTCCTCCCCTCTCGCTTTGTTGTCACTCTGCTCTTTCCCTTTAGGCTTGATTGCTCCACCTAGCCTCCTGAAAcctattttctcctttttattttcccttgtGCTCAGATTGAACAACGATGGGCTTTCAGTGTTCTCCCCCTGCAGACCTTCATTTTGGCTGCAGTGTAACGCCAAGTCTGACGCCAGCAAGTCTTCTTCATTGCTGGCTTTTGTTGATACCAGAGACTCTTGTGACTTGGATAAGGAAACtcttttgatcattttaaagtGAGAGGTTGATGAATTATCAGAGTCCTCTATTTTGTCTTGGCAACAGCTTTCAGTACTTGAAGAGTCTGAGTTAGCAGCAGGCTGCGgttccttttctgtttctgcatcCTTATGCAGTTCTGGGGGAGGATCGCAATGAGAGATAACAATAGCTGGAAGCGAAGCACCCGTAACATCATTGCTCTTCTGAGTAGAGGCATCAGAGCTTTCTGAAGGCAGAGCTGGTTGTGGAGATGGCATTATGATTTCTTTTGGGGCTTCAGTCTGAGGGCTGGAGTTCtgcaaaagacaataaaaatatcAGGGTGGTGACAGGTGACCCTGAGGCGCTGGCCTTTATGGTGCAGCATGCCACACAAtagcaacaaaacaaatctatatATCAATTCACTTTCTTATATTAGAACCTAAAAGTTAGAATATCTAaacttttgttggttttaaaaaatgtgtttctcacGAGCACTGCAAATTTTTGAAAGAGCTTTAGTAGAGAGTTTTGATGAGCTGGTGCTGACAATCATTGTTCTTACCTTTACTAAGctctgcaaaaatatttttccttttgattaaTGAAATGTGGTGAGTCTGGCAAGAAAGAATACCCGTATTGACATATCCACAACTCATTTTGTTCACATATGCTGAGGTTTTCTACAATGCTATATGAGTTTCAGATTTGTACCAGGGTATCACATAAGCACATCCACACCACCAACTAAGATGTACAGGGTTGAAAGCTTGACACTGGTGTCTGATCATGCTTTGTAAAGGCCGCATTTACAAAGATGGGGCTGAGATCTGAGAACATAGTGACATCGCTAGATTTAGGACCATCAGGTAAACAAGCATTGAAAAGATCAGACAGATTTGTGGAACTCTACCTCTTCTTCATCTTGACCTGGAGTCAGAAAATAGGCCAAACCACTGAGAAGTTCCCATACACCTCCTTGATCCTCCTCCTCATTCAGTAGTTTGTCAAGAGGACAGAAGAACTGAAAAACTGGCTCAGTGCTGCCGATCACATTATCAGAGACTAAttcctgaaaaaacaaaataacataatgttaagtcataaaacatttatatactgtatatgttatgTGGTATGGTGTATTTGTAATACTACAAATACACCATACACTTAAGATTATTGTAGTATTTTTCACCTGCAGGAAGTGCTGCACGGATAGTCTAACTTGTTCTTTGACCTCATCGTTGACCTCTGAATCATCCAACTCCAGAATTGTGGGAAGGTTGGTTGAGTCctggaaaatgcaaaaaaaaccaaaaaaaaactgtgtgaatgtgatgaGAGCTTCATTGTGCTACCAACAAGTATTGAAAATTAACCTGGTACCATCCTAACCTCTCCAGACTGGTGTCAGAGCATCTCTGGGCAACATCAAGAATAAgttcataaaataattttattgatttaaactAAAGCTGAACAAAATCAGAACAGTCTTTGTTCACCGTAAcattatctctttgtctcactagTCCTTCTTAGTATTATCACATGGTATAAGAGGAGGTCCAATCTACAGTCCATATTCTATGTAGACACGCAGTTGAAGTCATTCTGTGGCCATCAAGtcaaaaaatcattttaatgtgaatattttagtattttacacaAGATCACCTTATGACCATTATAGAAGGGATGattaatgtaacaaaaactatttcagtGTACATTATGAACATGTAAATATTGGTTTAAAATTAACCTGACACACTATGTTTTCTCATGATTCAGGCAGAGGCGGCGTAAGGAATGTAATTACACCCTTACACCACTCAGTTGccaatttattaggtacacaaCTAAATCAAATGCAATGTCATCTGTGAATAAATCAAACCTAAAAGTGTACAGCAGAAATGATTAGATGAGCTGAAGCCAAGAAGCTAGAAAAATAAAGCCTCCTGGGTGAATTTTACCTGCCATTTGTTGCGAAACTGTATCACATCTATGTAGCTCTTCCTGATTTCCCACTGTAGGTTCTCAGGACTGTTATTCTCCTCTAAGTGAACAGTGAAGATTAGGTCCTTATCCTCCATGTCGGCCTACAACAGAATTAATTCCTGCTCAAACATCAACGTACCACTCAAGGACAAGCTTTTACAGAGCCTCATCTAGCAGAGAACAAGCTTCCAGGACCTTCCAAACAGTCCCTGATATTTATGACTCACACGAGGGATGGCGACGACCCAGTGGCCAACACGCCACATCTCACATGACAGCTTGAATTCCATCATGTTTTCTTGGTTTGACAGGTAGCTCTCCAGATCGCTGTCCTCCTAATGATGTTTGGCCAGAAAGGCAACAATGAATCTGTCATGTTTCACAAGTTGTCATCTCtagtttaatatattttttatcagcAGCAGCCTTACCCTGTCAGAGTCCTGCTGGCTGTAAATGGagctctctctgctgctgacaTCGTCCTCTATGGACGTGTCAGACTGGGTCACCATGGTCCTCATCATCGGATCCTGCTCCCTTATCctgtccttctccttcttcttctttgcccCCTTGGGCTTCATCTTGTCCATAAACCTTGATAATCCATCCCTAAACTTTTGGCCTGAGATTAAAAAATGCCCCATCCTAAAAGTCAGTGATAATTTCACAGCTCATTATTTAATCAGTATTATGTTAATTGTTGTGTTCACTGTTCACTGTCCATATAATAAGTTCTACCCTGACACTGATCTTAGCCTAACTGACACTAACTTTATGAAAAATTATGGAGCATtatttagggttaggcacatctgagaaaaaaaaacgcTCACAGGACTCACTGGATAAAATTCCCACTTCCTTAGGCTTATTACCTCTGTTAACACAATTAGTAATCAAACATTCAACGTTATGATCTGTGTGACAGTACCAATTCATAATAGTCCTTTTAGAGTTACATAATTATCACAGATAACAGTGTTTTCTGATTTACAAGGCAACCATTGGAGAAAATATCCGTATTTATCATATCCAATGCTTCATTATCTTGAATTAATCAGTTCAGATTCAATCATCGTTACTGCtgaatttgtttggaataaAAACAGTAGGGAAATGTTTGAAGACAACACAGAAATTATTTGGCATACAGCTTGctgtttttgtaattatgtGTCAGTACCAACAAATAAATGAAgctggaaaataattaattattgaaGGGCGGGCTGGTAAAGAAAATGATATTGTCAGTTAGCTGACAACATGCTGCtattcattaaaatgtacaaGATGTTATGTAAGCTCAGTCATCTGTTCTCTAAACTCCCACAAACCATAGTCTGCCTTTCTCAGGGCTCCATAATCtatatttaaagtgtttgtgaACTAAAAATTTcctaaaatctaattaaatttctacatgttgaagtgccacatatgttttgctttaaaacatCAGTTAAACTGAAACCCACATACCTCTGCTTTTTCCCTTGATCCTGGTGCTGGCTAAAATCCCTGCTTCTTGGAAGTTcctaaaaaaattataatagaAAAGCCACCAAACAAAAGCAGGTCAGTTCCAATTTCAAACACAGAAGGTGGCCATTACATCCGATGCTTTGAGTCTCACCAACGCCAAAAGATGACAACTACTCACCCATCACTTTCATAGCCTTTGCCCTCCTGTGAAGCCAGAGATGTTTGTTCATGGTCTAAATCATGCAGATCCTCCACAGAGACTTCGGACGTCACGCTGTCGAGCTGGCTCACCACCAGCTGGTTCAGGTTGTCTGGGTCAGATAGCCATGTCACCAACAGACCCAACCCTTAAGGAAAACCAGCACACTAATCCTACAAACTGTTTGTCATCACTTAAATGCACACAGAATTCAGGAGCCAGAATAATCACATTGGAGAACATATTTGCAATTATAATGGGTCATGTTTCTACAACAGTAGTTTCCCTTTTTCTAAAATACAGTTATATGTACACCTTGAATGCAactggttagcttagcataaatgCGTGAGGCAGCCTGTTCAttccaaatgtaataaaaccCACCTACCAGCGCTTCTACACCTCACTAATTGACATGTTGACAAGTTATGGAGAGTTAATGGGCCAAGAAAGTTGCTTAAGGCAACAGTGACAACAACACATAGAGAAATAATTCAGCTCATTAACCTTTGATTTGCTATATCAGCCCCTTTGATACACTTTCGACTTCAAAAGTCTTTAAGATGCATAACTGTAGAAAGAGCATAATATTAAGCATTTCCAAATGACTGCAAACATTCACAGTCTACGAGCAAAACAATTAGAAACGACCCATTTCTAAACACCAAATTCAAATTGGTGAATTTTGGAGGTGCAGATAATGTAACTACagccataaaaaaacatttttgtaactttgCTACATGCCTGTTTCATGCTACTGTACAGCAAGGCACCATAGAGATAGCACATTTTATCTGCTGCAAAAAAAGACACTACAGCGAATGATATAGGCAAATCACTGTGGAAAGAGCCCTCGCTTTACTCTATATAACCCATAATCCATTTCTTAAGCTCGACAATACCACTGACAAAAAGGGATTACATACGATTCACACATAATGTGTGAATTgtataatacataataaaagcAGCAAGTGGCTAAGCCCTTATGCATGACTTCATTCCTGCAGAGAGATGATTTTTAATGCTTTCTTACCCTTTACAGCAAAGATCTCATTTAAGACACAGTGGTTGACTTCTTGTTCCCCCAATGAAATTGAAAAGAGGTTACGTAAAAGAGCATCTGAAAACTCTCTGAGAACGGCGATCTCATCTGCTCTGGAGCTGAACAGGAGATGTctgagacagaaaacacagcaggacAAGAAAAAGAGTTGAGAGTGAATGGAACCACCCATAATTACTAAACTAAAATCAAATATGCTCATCGTCACATATCTGATAAGTACTTGATGCTAATCTTTACCCTACAATGATGGCTTACCATGGAAACACCATTTACTATAGGAAAAAGTTAAGATGCCACAGCAGAGATCCAGTAAACTGATGGTAACTAAATCCCAAGTTAAAAAACATACTGAAATATTGATATAGCTGAGACACATTAGTGAGTTCAAAGTGTAACTGAAGCAGCACCAGCATAATTCTGTAAAAGTAAGCCTCACCTGTCGGGCTGTTTGGCATTACGTAAGTACTGTGTCAATATCTGAATGGAGCCCACAACCACTTGGCAAATGTCAAAATCTCTGGATCTCTCGAATATGCGGTTGACTACGAAGTCAAACTCCTTGCTGAGCACCTGGTGCAGCGGCTGGTGCTCGCGTGGCTCGGGAACGCTGTACCATGGCAGGATCAGCTGAGTGTAGGCACACTCAAAGACTGAGGAGAGCAGCCACAAAGGAACTTCACATTAACTCCGAGCTCCAACGCTCACATCAGATTCAAGCTTGCTTGgtgaattttatttcttttttccttttttgcttcTCATACAGtcatgtcaaaaagaaaaagtcagatgGAAATGATTAATTTTAGAAGTCAGCACAAATACTCCTGTGACCTTGAGAAGTTTATGGTGAGAAAAAGACTTCTTTGTTGTTggatagaaaaatgtttttcaatcatGCAGAGACAAGCTGAAGAAATCAACTGAGTGCACAGATGTGGAGACCATTCTATTAAAGCTGTGACATACTATCATTTTCAGTGACTTACAggcataaatgtacataaacttGAATGAGCTGATATTAAGTTACTCtacatgtttgcagactgtaacAACAAGAGTCTTACGTAAACTAatgaagtatttattttcatagCACAATAACTACACAAAGCATTTTGAATAGTTTACAAGTTCTGACCATAAAGTTGAGCAAAGTGCATGAAGACAGCATGAAACACATACTCAATGCTACTCTAGTCTCATGGAAACTGGGCTACAGAGTAGTGATATGCATCTTATAGGCCAAAGCAAACCAAATGAATTATCACTGCACAAAAAGCAAGCACAACTGATAATGCTGCTTGAAAGTCTAATATCTTATTTCCTGTTTAACTCATCACAGCCACATACAAGCTATCTAATGAGATGGTGTATTTCATCACTTCTCTCTCAGCCCAAAGCTCCTCCTTGTGCAATGTAACACGAGCTGTGCCTATGCAAAACTGGGTGAAGTTAAAGCAGAGGTACATCCTCACATCAAGAGCAGTTTCTGCCAAGATAAATGTATTTGCACCACTTTAAAGCAAATTTCTTCTTCAGTGTAAAACATGCCTCACCTTGCTGTAAAGATTTCTTTACATGTGGATACTGGCACTCAAGTGGTTGAGCCTCCTGCCTGGTTTCTCCATCAGTCGAGTCAACAACCAAGTCTTCATCAACAGTTTCCTGGAAAACACAAGAGTAAACTACCAGAGATATACAAGATTAACCAATTTGCAgtgatcagccacagcattaatcACCCTGACAGGTGAAGTGAATAACATTCAGTCAGTTCTTTAAGCTGATGTGTTGAAAAATTAGCAAGTGTAAAGATCTGAGTGACTTTGACAGGGCCCAAATTGTGATGGCAATAAAACTGGGTCAGTGCATCCCAAAATAGTATTGTGGTGTGTTCCTAATCTGCAGTATCTACAAAACGTTGCCCAAGGAAGGACAACCAGTGAACCGCTGAGTCATTTATTTGTGTGGGGAGTGTGATGCTTTGCAATTTTCTGCTGGGAAATCATAGGTCCCTGTATGCATGACAATAACACCTACCATCTGCTCTACccaaacagtgtttttatggTATCAACATTATTACCTGATGTCAGTGGCCTCTTTCAGCAGGCTAATGCTTGTGCCACAGTGTACAAATTGTAGTTCGAGAAACATGAAGAGGAGTTCCAGTGGAGCATATGTGAGATATAACAAATGTAATTcatactaaataaataagaaggATTTGATTTTATGTCTCACATAGGGCAATAAAACAGATTGACCACTTTTATAACCTTGATATATAAATGCCGCTGATGTCTTGGTGCCAGATATCTAATGACACCTTTACAGGTCTTGTGGAGTCAATACCTCAGCAAGTTAAagctattttaattttaatttcaggtCTGATCAGTGCATGTTCAATTAACATAAATACAGCAGAAAGGTTGGTCACTGTGGTATGTATAAGGTGGAAACACGTTCTTCAGGCCGCTCATAAAAGCATCTGGACCTGTCAGTATAACCTGTTACGTAAACATCCCAAACCAGTTAGATTAGTGACTTTTTCACATTGtgacaatgatttaaaaaacatattttcaacaTAAATCACCACTACATCAAGGCGTTCAAGGTGTCATTTGATTCATAAGGGCATCTGATGTTCCCATTTTCCATTAGCTCAAGAAAGCAACAAGGataatttctgaaataaaagccCAGGCTAAATGCAGCATGTATTTTCTACCTGAAATgaggtttcattttctttcGTTTCCTTGTCAGTCTGAGTGCTTTGCTCTCGTTTAATGTCGAAGAGTGGAGTTGAACAACACcaacaaaggaaacagaaaaagagctgGATCAGTGTGCGGCCGCCGTCTGAGAAACACCACAACAAGCCGAAGGTAAGCGCAATGGAGAAACACCACAGGTACATCTTCCCTTTGCTCCGGTTTCGATCTCTTACTTCGACCCCTGTGAGCCAAACATCGCAATGTTCACCCACACTTTAGCACCAAGAAGAAGACGGGCTTTGCTCAAAAACGGGAACTGAACGGCGAGGAAAAAACTAACTTTATTAAACTTGTCAAACCTGTGATTGGCTGCATGGACTCCCGGCGTGTCTGCTGTGGACAGGATGCCATCTACAGGTGACAAGCGCAACTGACAGCAAGCAGCCTGGAGCTTAAGGCGACCTGTTCCCCACTAGACAGACGTGGTTGCAGATCAACTTAAGGGATGGGTGGATGTTTTATAATGTCAGACTCCATCATACACTACAGCCATCATTAAAGTTATTACTAGACAGAGAAGTAAAatcaaactaataaataaatgcctTAGACATTGCAGCTGTAGAGTGAAGTCAGCAGCCAGACAAGCGCCACCAGATGGCGCTAACACCTACCGCTAGACTAAACACGGAACACACCAAAGAGCAAACAATAATCAATTCAAACACTTGCGGAATATATGATGTAAGGGGTCTTTTAATAACTGATTACTAgggtttattgtttattattacgtttattatttaaatctcTCTGTTTAAGAGAAATATTAATACATGTTGGACACAATCATTAGCTATTGTcagcagctttaactaacatcaACCCAACAGGGTGTTTAATAGCGCGCCATAATGTAGTTATACGCagatataatgtaaaataatgtgtttgtgaacaagTGGAGGTTGGTGCATAACGAGAATGGTCAGTCAACTTAAAATGTGATTACAAAGTGCATGCAACTACATTATAGTGTtctataaagtttttttttttttggattttacacagtttaaataaatgctaaaaaacaacaactctttaTTATCCATAAGTTAGATGGATGTTTATCTACAATATGAGTTTAACGCGCTGACGTCACGATCACCTGGTGTGATGACGTATTTTAGAGTAACAGCTGAAATTACATAACAGCCTGTCTGACAGAAGGTTTTTAGTAACCCAGTGTGAACGGTAGCTTCACTCATCCATAGACCTAGATCttgatacacacacacggacTACCATTTCCCATTTACAGTAGGACACAATGGAATGTAACAGAAGTAAATTAATTACAGTAttgtat
This window encodes:
- the si:rp71-46j2.7 gene encoding sorting nexin-25, with the translated sequence MYLWCFSIALTFGLLWCFSDGGRTLIQLFFCFLCWCCSTPLFDIKREQSTQTDKETKENETSFQETVDEDLVVDSTDGETRQEAQPLECQYPHVKKSLQQVFECAYTQLILPWYSVPEPREHQPLHQVLSKEFDFVVNRIFERSRDFDICQVVVGSIQILTQYLRNAKQPDRHLLFSSRADEIAVLREFSDALLRNLFSISLGEQEVNHCVLNEIFAVKGLGLLVTWLSDPDNLNQLVVSQLDSVTSEVSVEDLHDLDHEQTSLASQEGKGYESDGNFQEAGILASTRIKGKSRGQKFRDGLSRFMDKMKPKGAKKKKEKDRIREQDPMMRTMVTQSDTSIEDDVSSRESSIYSQQDSDREDSDLESYLSNQENMMEFKLSCEMWRVGHWVVAIPRADMEDKDLIFTVHLEENNSPENLQWEIRKSYIDVIQFRNKWQDSTNLPTILELDDSEVNDEVKEQVRLSVQHFLQELVSDNVIGSTEPVFQFFCPLDKLLNEEEDQGGVWELLSGLAYFLTPGQDEEENSSPQTEAPKEIIMPSPQPALPSESSDASTQKSNDVTGASLPAIVISHCDPPPELHKDAETEKEPQPAANSDSSSTESCCQDKIEDSDNSSTSHFKMIKRVSLSKSQESLVSTKASNEEDLLASDLALHCSQNEGLQGENTESPSLFNLSTRENKKEKIGFRRLGGAIKPKGKEQSDNKARGEDTQCQKGQGNMEQLEATKAIFDLLKEISGNSILLNIIDTILKPFMPVVKKKVNSFLNKMNSTEEQMAVYIKTLRHKLWPEIQSAAPSAPPRSDEEKNETRERAHNLINSRCLKYHILKKSDVDCVFNLFQKSEENKTLVYMLLSFLLRECFPDDHSLNARAGAIQKITKSTY